The Fibrobacter succinogenes genome includes the window CTTCGTTTAATCCTAAAATTTACATAGGAACCATGTCTATTGGTGTTTACGATGAATCGCTTACTGGTAATTACGAAAAGTTCGACGCTGCTTTGGACAATTATATCTTTGCAAATGGGGTTACGGAGTTTATCAATGCGGGTAACTACACGCCGTCACTTCAATCGCAGCGTACGATTCATTCTCCAGGTAAGGCCGTCAATGCTATTACCGTCGGTTCTTACAATCCGTATCCGTTCTATTTGAATGGCAGCACCGTGCCTACATATATTTATGAAGCTTACAGCAATTTCATAAATTCCGATGTTGGAACTGCAAAGCCTGAAATTATGAATATAGGTAGCTTTAGTTTGCCTAATGGCAATTATACGGGTACGAGTTTCTCGACTCCGTTCACGGCTGCCATGGCTGCTGATTTGATGACGCGTCATCCGTTCTTTAAGGGACATCCGGAAATGGTGAAGCCGGTCTTCTTGACAGCAACGTGGGGAACTACTTATAATAACTATGACACTGACCGTGGTGCTATTGGCGGTATTCCTGCATACAATTTCATGGCGTTCAACAAGACCTTCTCTGGTTACTGGCCGAAAGCTAAAGATAACGCTTTGTTCAAGGATGCTAATGGAAACGATAAGACTCTGGATGTGACGTTTAATGGCCTTGTCGCTGGAGAAAAATACAAATTGGCAGTTTCTTACTTGACGAAGGGAAGTGTCATTCAAAAGTTGAAAAAGATGCCGGCAAGGTTGTCTATTTCTGTGTATCAAAACGGCAAGTATATTTCTGGTCTTAATACGACTTACGCTCATCAGTTTATTATGCAGTCGTTTACGGTGCCGAAGTCGGGAAGTGTGACGATGAAGATCTCTCGTCTTTCCAATTTGGCTCCGGATGACGATATTGCCATCGGTTACCACATGGCTCTTGAAACAACACCGTAATGAATTGACGTTTTTGAACTGTTGATTTGTGGCCTCGGAAGCAATTCCGGGGCTTTTTGCATCTATAGCGAACTATGTTTTAGCCGTTTTGCGCATGTTCTTTCGTCTTTTGTCCATTGACTTTTTGTCCATAATAGATATGGCGAAAGGGGTTCTTTGGGGCGCTTTTTGAGATAGTTTTATAAAAAAAGAGATGGACTCACGGTGTGTGGTCGATCTTGAGGAGTGAACAATGAGACTACTTAAGAGCGTAACATTGCTTGGAATGGTGGCGGGCTTTGGTGTGAGCGCGCTTGCCGATAACCCGATTTCAGCTTATCACTATTTGGCGGACCCGGGTGCCGCCGCTGATGATACCTATTTCTACGTCATCACGGACTCTGATGACCCGGCTGTAGCTAATGCCAACGGCTACGATATCAAGGCCCTTTACGGTTTCCGCACGAAGGATATGAAAAACTGGACCGACTTCGGTATCATTTACGATGCCCGCAAGGTCGATGGCATTGGTGATATTTGGGCCTCCGGTATTGCGGTAAATCCCAACGACCACAGACTTTACATTGTGTTCCCGGATGGCGGTGGTGGCGGTATCGGCCTCATTGGCGCCGATAGCATTGCGGGCCCGTGGACAAACCCGGTCTCTGGCAACAAGAAGCTCATCAACAACTGGGGCGGCGGTCTCGCGGACTGCGATGGCATTGGCTGGTGCTTTGACCCGGCGATTTTCTTCGATGACGATGGTACGGGCTACTTTACGTTTGGCGGTGGCGAAAGCAATAGCCGCCCGGCAGCCAATAACAACAATAACATTTTCAATATATACAAGTTTAACAAGGATATGAAGGGCTTCGATGTTAGCTCCAAGACCCAGCTGAAGATTGGCGGCCCGAAGGCAATGGAAGCCTCTTACATCCACAAGTACAAGGGTAATTACTACCTCTCTTACAGTACGGCGGATTTGCGCATTGCCTATGGTATGTCCAAGAACCCGATGGGCCCTTACGAATACAAGGGTATCTTCATGGGGAACCCAAACATTGGCGGCCAGAACATCAATGCGAACAACAACAACCATCATGGCATTGCCGAATTCAAGGGGCACTGGTATGTGGCTTATCATGACCGCCGCATTGCAAACGGCTATGACGGTTTGGAAAAGATTCCTGCTGACGACGGTAAGGCGAATCCGGTGCCGGCATTCCACCGCAGCGTGAGTGTCGATGAATTTACTTACAATGTCGATGGCACCATGAAGGAATTGACCTTCACGAAGGAAGGCCCGAAGCAGATTGAAAACTTTGATCCGTATGACTGGTATCCGGCTTTGACGAGTTCTAAGCAGAAGGGCATCCGCAGCCG containing:
- a CDS encoding S8 family serine peptidase, with the protein product MNSKVLLAFSLAGVVSAQAGLDGDYLDRLSPKARAFVEKYKAEKANKKLDNTQKRKVVVKRDVLGRAAKSGQSQDSTVYVVDNAVEPKMEVTVFDLSLENESVENLGPAHYSYNEKTKEENFWLNGKKMDKKSFLKKTEDWENRRMKLQKPFKQPYKAFLTPTEIERKLQSSEDVYIDEPMEQNEIANFIPFQYSDPLYGTVSSNFATKDEVLVLSQLGVAHANGDKGDNIGIYYVDAGCASASLIPNSSKHRAMACNRKNQPHASQVTTVLQTFAPNAVVYGYDSQNFNMKSAPGPSNPTGSSFNPKIYIGTMSIGVYDESLTGNYEKFDAALDNYIFANGVTEFINAGNYTPSLQSQRTIHSPGKAVNAITVGSYNPYPFYLNGSTVPTYIYEAYSNFINSDVGTAKPEIMNIGSFSLPNGNYTGTSFSTPFTAAMAADLMTRHPFFKGHPEMVKPVFLTATWGTTYNNYDTDRGAIGGIPAYNFMAFNKTFSGYWPKAKDNALFKDANGNDKTLDVTFNGLVAGEKYKLAVSYLTKGSVIQKLKKMPARLSISVYQNGKYISGLNTTYAHQFIMQSFTVPKSGSVTMKISRLSNLAPDDDIAIGYHMALETTP
- a CDS encoding carbohydrate-binding protein, whose amino-acid sequence is MRLLKSVTLLGMVAGFGVSALADNPISAYHYLADPGAAADDTYFYVITDSDDPAVANANGYDIKALYGFRTKDMKNWTDFGIIYDARKVDGIGDIWASGIAVNPNDHRLYIVFPDGGGGGIGLIGADSIAGPWTNPVSGNKKLINNWGGGLADCDGIGWCFDPAIFFDDDGTGYFTFGGGESNSRPAANNNNNIFNIYKFNKDMKGFDVSSKTQLKIGGPKAMEASYIHKYKGNYYLSYSTADLRIAYGMSKNPMGPYEYKGIFMGNPNIGGQNINANNNNHHGIAEFKGHWYVAYHDRRIANGYDGLEKIPADDGKANPVPAFHRSVSVDEFTYNVDGTMKELTFTKEGPKQIENFDPYDWYPALTSSKQKGIRSRSNWAPGKVAEHLLLPLSTKESWIRVSGVDFGTAATGFTVQAASTADGNKIEIHTGSATGTLAGTCTLKNTGNKNSFADNSCEVTGLKGIVEQLFLVFKGDKDSTMAIKAWGFEGSGTTPPTPQVPYDSVAVKLPAKIEAEKYDIPGTGRGGDVDSYSDNDSENQGDAKFREDLGVDIVEGGTGMAIGYTASGEWLEYTVEVPEDGDYAIKASASTGMENGASFCFLADGKAIGDTINVPQTGDDWSVYKEFDGGVAKLTKGTHVIRLVVTGDNVNVDWFSLGDVSEVGIKNGVRLAASGSKVYRVYNVGGKLLGTVDMKGKKAGAALMDAGFTKGVYMLKSIDSRKTFMTSVTR